CCAGTACTGAGCCGGTTAGCGCACCGCGGGAGACCGCAGCGCGTCACTGCCGAGTGCGGGGTATGCGCGGAGGTATGACCGGAGCGTCTCCCGGTGAGCGACGCTCGTGGTGGCGCGATCCTGTCGCTACCCGGTCGGCAGGATCGCGTCCTCTTCCCAAGATCGCCGGCTCCGTCGTTCCCGCTCCGTCCTCTCGGATCACGGGGCGACGGAGCCGGTGGGGTGCTGATCGGTTGTCTCCGCCGCTCGGTTGCGTCGTTCCCCGGCTGCCGGTGCGGTCTCGGGGCGCGCGCCGGTTAGCGCTCGACGTGACGGGCTCGGGCCCGATCAGCGGGGCATGAGCTCCAACTTCACGATCCACGGTCTGCACGGCTACGACTCCACCGACAGCGCCACGCGCCTCGGCTGGCAGGTCGCGCAGCGAGTCCAGTACATCGTCAGCCAGGTGGCGCGCCAGAAAGCCGGTGAGTCGCCGGACGACATCGCCCGGGAACTGCACACCCGGCTGCGCCGCTTGGGCGTCGTCCCCAACAAGCGGGAAGTCGATGCCTACGCGGACCAGATCTCCGCCCTACCGGGCCGCAACGCGCCGCCGACCTGACGGACCGCCGCCGACGCCCTCACCGTCCACGTCCCGGCAGCTACGCTGCCGGGCCTCGGACGCTTGGTCGAGGTTCAGCGGTCGCCGTCGGGAGACTGCGTGCGGCCCTCCTTGGCGAGCGCGCTCACCGCGTCGCCGAGCACCTGGTTGACCGCGCTCTCCATCGCCATCGCCAGCATCGCGTCCACGCTCTTGCGCGCCAGCGGGCGCAGCCGCTGCACGAGCGCGGCGGCCGCGGCCGGATCGTCGATCTCGGTCTGCTCGTCCCCGCCGCCGACGGACTCTTCCCCGACCTCACCCGGCGACAGGCTCGGCGTGATCGTGCCCTTGACCAGCGAGACGTACCGTTCGGCCACCCGCTCGATGTCGTGCATGCTGTCCTCGGCGACCTTGAGGACGACCGAGAGCGGATAACCCGCTTGGACCAGCTGCACGGCGATGTCGAGCAACTGCGGACTGGCGACGCGGAAGCGCGTGCCGTCGGGGCTCAACATCCCGGACGCGATCGCCCGGTCGAGCGTGCCGCGCTCCTCCTGCCTGCCGAAGAGCCGCTGCAACTCGCCGGCGGAGATCACGGTCTGCGGCTCTTCGCTCCACGGGCTGGTGAGCGCCGCTTCCAAGCCGAGCACGTCCGCCAGGTCACGGCCGCGCTCCCAGGCCGAGATCAGCTCACCGATGTGGGCGAGCGAGTAACCGCGGTCGAGGAGCCGGGCGATCAGGCGGAGCCGGGCCAGGTGCGCCTCGCTGTACCACCCGACGCGTCCACGCCGCACCGGCGGCGGAAGGATGCGGCGCTCTTGGTAGAGCCGGATGTTGCGCACCGGGATGCCTGACTCGCGGGCCAGGTCGTTGATCCGGTACTCGCCTGCCTGCTCGCCGTCTGGTCGGCTGGCCATGCCCGGAACTCCCCTTTCGTCCAGCGCCCGTTTGCCGTGTCACGTGCGGTACGAGAGGCGACGCCCAGCGAACTCCGCAAGAGACAGTGCGTCTGCACCGTCCGTGTCGTCTAGGAAGTATTCCACCTTCGCTTGGTGGCCAGACCGCCGCCGTGGCGGCCGAAGCCTCGGTTGAGGTCCGTTGTCCGGTTCAGACGGCTGCAGCCGACCGATCGGCCTGCGCGTACTCGGTCGACCGGTTTGCCGCCGGGTGTCCGAGCCGACCGGTGGAGCCGCCTTTAGGCGACCGCGGCCGGGGTGCCGGTGGAGCGGGCCGCGCCGTCACCGGACGGCGGACGCCGGTCGGCGAGCCAACTGGTCAGCGGACCGGGACGACCCAGGCCGTAACCCTGCCCGTAGTCGACGCCGATCTCCCGGAGGATGGCGAGCGTCTCCTCGTCCTCGACGAACTCGGCCACGGTCCGAAGGCCCATCTCGTGGCCGATCTGATTGACCGCCGCGACCATCGTTCGGTCGACGGGATCGTGCGAGATCGTACGGACGAAGCGCCCGTCGATCTTCAGGAAGTCGACCGGCAGGTTCTTCAGATAGGCGAAGGACGAGAGGCCGCTGCCGAAGTCGTCCAGCGCGAACCGGCAGCCGGTGCTGCGCAGCTCGGTGATGAACCGGCGCGCGATCCCCAGGTTCGTGATCGCGACGGTCTCGGTGATCTCGAAACAGATCAGGCTGGGCGGCACCTGGTGCTCGGCAAGCTGGGCGTGGACGAACGCCAAGAACGTCTCGTCCCCGATCGACGGCCCCGCGAGGTTGATCGTGTAGAGATCGCCGTTCGTGGGCTCGTCGGGGCGGTAGTGCGCGGCCAGCAGCGCCAGGGCCTTCGCGACGACCCGACGGTCGAGCGCCGGCAGCAGGTCGTACCGCTCGGCGGCGGGGAAGAAGATCCCCGGCGAGATCAGCGCTCCGTCCGGTTCGCTGAGCCGGACCAGGATCTCACCGATCCGGGCGATCTCGTCCGGGGCCGGTGCGGTGGGCACGATCGGCTGGTAGACCAGCACGAGCCGGTCCTCGTGCAGCGCGTCCAGCAGCGCGCCGGCCCAGATCGAGTCGCTCTGCCTGCGGTTGAGTTCGGCGTCGCCCTGGTGGTGGACGTGCACCCGGCCGCGACCGGCTTCCTTCGCCGCGTAGAGCGCGGCGTCGGCGAGTTGCAGGGCCTCCTCGACGTACTGCACCTGGCCGAACAGCGGCAGCACTCCGATGCTCGCGCCGGCCGCGAACGTCCGCTCCTCGGCCCGGAACCGGTAGTCGGCGAGCGTCGCGCAGGCCGCCTCGGCCATCGCCACCGCCTCCTCGACGGTCGGACGCTCGATGAGCAGGCCGAACTCGTCGCCGCCGAGCCGGGCCAGCGTGTCGTCGGGATCCAGCACCTCGCTGAGCATCCAGCAGACCTCGACCAGCAAGCGGTCGCCCGCCGGGTGCCCGCAGGTGTCGTTCACGATCTTGAACCGGTCCAGGTCGAGGACGCAGACGACGGTTGCGCCGGTCTCCTCCACGCGGGTGAGCGCGTCGGTGATCCGGGTCTCGAACTCGCGCCGATTCAGCGCTCCGGTCAGCGGATCGTGGCTGACCTCGTACTCCAACTGTTCGGTCAGCTGGCGCGTGGCGGACTCGGCCCGGTCGGTCAGCCGCCAGTTGGCGACGGCAGCGATGGCCGCACCGGTGACGTACGCGGCGTGGATCAGCGCGTACTTCACCGGGTCGTGCGCGGCAGCCGAGTGCCCGTAGACGTCGCTGGGCGCGAACACGCCGACGATCGCGTGTTCGAACGCCACGAACGCGATGGCCAGCAGGAACGTCAGCCAGTCCTGGTAGAGCGTGATGACGAACAGCATCACGAAGAAGTGGAAGTGGGCCTCGGTCATCCCGTTCGCGAACGAGACCACCACCGCGGAGGACGCCATGACGCCGAGCGTCGCGGCCCCCGCCCGCACCCGCTGGCCGAGGTGATCCGAGGAAGCGATGGCCGCTTGAAGGGCCAGCGGCGCCACCGACAGCAGGCACCGTCCCGGGCTGATCCCCTGGGCCAGCCCGTAGATCGGCAGCACGATGACGTGGCCGACCAGCACCAGGAGGATCGTCCGGTGACGGGACGCCCAGGTGGGGTCGCCTGGCGGACGACCCCGTGGGAGCTTCTGCCAGAAGCTGCGGCCTAGCCAGGTCAGCACAATCCTGACATCGGCGCACATCAAGGGTGTTTGAGTCGTTGTCGCTCGGGATCGGGTTCGGAGTGAGATCAGCCGCGGAACGCTGCGTGCCCGGTGAGTGCCTGACCGAGCACGAGCGTGTGCATCTCCACGGTGCCCTCGTACGTCAGCACCGACTCGAGGTTCGCCGAGTGCCGGATCACCGGGTACTCCAGCGAGATGCCGTTCGCGCCGAGGATCGTCCGTGCGGTCCGGCAGATCTCCAGCGCCTCGCGGACGTTGTTGAGCTTGCCGACGCTGACCTGCTCCGGCCGGAGGCTACCGGCGTCCTTCCGGCGGCCGAGGTGCAGCGCGAGCAACTGGCCCTTGGCCAGCTCGACGGCCATGTCGGCGAGCTTCTGCTGGGTCAGCTGGAACGCCGCGATCGGCTTGCCGAACTGCTCCCGTTCACCGGCGTACGCGAGCGCCGCCTCGAACGCCGACCGGCCGGCGCCCATCGCGCCCCAGACTATGCCGTAGCGCGCCTCGTTCAGGCAGGACAGCGGCCCTTTCAGCCCACGCACCCCGGGCAGCACGGCGTCCTCGGGCAGGCGGACGCCGTCGAGCACCAGCTCGCTGGTGACCGACGCGCGGAGCGACAGCTTGCGGGTGATCTCCGGCGCGTCGAAGCCGGGAGCGTCGGTCGGCACGACGAACCCCCGGACGCCGTCCTCGGTCTGCGCCCAGACCACCGCGACGTCGGCCACCGAGCCGTTGGTGATCCACATCTTGCGGCCGTCGAGCACCCAGTCGCTGCCGTCTTTCCGCGCCCGGGTGCGCATGCCGGCCGGGTCGGAGCCGTGGTCGGGCTCGGTCAGGCCGAAGCAGCCGATGGACTCGCCGGCAGCCATCGACGGGAGCCAACGCTCCTTCTGCTCCTCGCTGCCGTGCTTCCAGATGGCGTACATCGCCAGCGAGCCCTGCACCGACACCAACGAGCGCAGCCCCGAGTCGGCGGCTTCGAGCTCCAGGCAGGCGAGCCCGTACTCGACCGCGCTCATGCCGGCGCAGCCGTAGCCGGTCAGGTGCATGCCGAGCACGCCGAGCTCGCCGAACTCCTTGGCCAGTTCGCGGACCGGCAGGCGCCCGGTCTCGAACCACTCGGCGATGTTCGGAGCGATCACCGCCTCGCAGCGCGTCCGGACCGCGTCCCTGATCGCCTTCTCGTCCTCGGTCAGCAGGTCGTCGATGCCGATCGGATCGGACGGCTCGAATGGTGGCAACGGGCTGGTCATCACGGCTCCCGGGTGTGCGGTGCGGGGATACATGCGTACCGCAGAACACCCCGCGCTGTGCATGGAGTTGTGCCTTCTGTGGCATTCGCCGCGTCCGGTGGGACCGGTGAGAATAGTGATGTCCACAGCGAAGACTGAGTTCGAACGGCGGGTGTCCCCGCTGCGGCCAGCCGACGCCCGGCCG
Above is a genomic segment from Cryptosporangium minutisporangium containing:
- a CDS encoding MerR family transcriptional regulator, whose protein sequence is MASRPDGEQAGEYRINDLARESGIPVRNIRLYQERRILPPPVRRGRVGWYSEAHLARLRLIARLLDRGYSLAHIGELISAWERGRDLADVLGLEAALTSPWSEEPQTVISAGELQRLFGRQEERGTLDRAIASGMLSPDGTRFRVASPQLLDIAVQLVQAGYPLSVVLKVAEDSMHDIERVAERYVSLVKGTITPSLSPGEVGEESVGGGDEQTEIDDPAAAAALVQRLRPLARKSVDAMLAMAMESAVNQVLGDAVSALAKEGRTQSPDGDR
- a CDS encoding putative bifunctional diguanylate cyclase/phosphodiesterase, producing the protein MLTWLGRSFWQKLPRGRPPGDPTWASRHRTILLVLVGHVIVLPIYGLAQGISPGRCLLSVAPLALQAAIASSDHLGQRVRAGAATLGVMASSAVVVSFANGMTEAHFHFFVMLFVITLYQDWLTFLLAIAFVAFEHAIVGVFAPSDVYGHSAAAHDPVKYALIHAAYVTGAAIAAVANWRLTDRAESATRQLTEQLEYEVSHDPLTGALNRREFETRITDALTRVEETGATVVCVLDLDRFKIVNDTCGHPAGDRLLVEVCWMLSEVLDPDDTLARLGGDEFGLLIERPTVEEAVAMAEAACATLADYRFRAEERTFAAGASIGVLPLFGQVQYVEEALQLADAALYAAKEAGRGRVHVHHQGDAELNRRQSDSIWAGALLDALHEDRLVLVYQPIVPTAPAPDEIARIGEILVRLSEPDGALISPGIFFPAAERYDLLPALDRRVVAKALALLAAHYRPDEPTNGDLYTINLAGPSIGDETFLAFVHAQLAEHQVPPSLICFEITETVAITNLGIARRFITELRSTGCRFALDDFGSGLSSFAYLKNLPVDFLKIDGRFVRTISHDPVDRTMVAAVNQIGHEMGLRTVAEFVEDEETLAILREIGVDYGQGYGLGRPGPLTSWLADRRPPSGDGAARSTGTPAAVA
- a CDS encoding acyl-CoA dehydrogenase family protein; this encodes MTSPLPPFEPSDPIGIDDLLTEDEKAIRDAVRTRCEAVIAPNIAEWFETGRLPVRELAKEFGELGVLGMHLTGYGCAGMSAVEYGLACLELEAADSGLRSLVSVQGSLAMYAIWKHGSEEQKERWLPSMAAGESIGCFGLTEPDHGSDPAGMRTRARKDGSDWVLDGRKMWITNGSVADVAVVWAQTEDGVRGFVVPTDAPGFDAPEITRKLSLRASVTSELVLDGVRLPEDAVLPGVRGLKGPLSCLNEARYGIVWGAMGAGRSAFEAALAYAGEREQFGKPIAAFQLTQQKLADMAVELAKGQLLALHLGRRKDAGSLRPEQVSVGKLNNVREALEICRTARTILGANGISLEYPVIRHSANLESVLTYEGTVEMHTLVLGQALTGHAAFRG